The proteins below are encoded in one region of Winogradskyella helgolandensis:
- a CDS encoding tetratricopeptide repeat-containing sensor histidine kinase, protein MAQTTPVVESEDKKVDQLFYYFNNGSETKAYREAHKSLRTFKSNNAITNTNLLLAYYHNRYVAIDSSIYYTHQALNSKKNVNDSLGVRLTILSYQLLALNNKNKGLYQESKKWHIKGAELSEKHNETNLYYTHLHGLASTYVTLGKTEEALELFEKCIKFSNDEELILGSYINLGSIYSSLSQYETSNTYLQKAKAICEKDTHKKQALVNVIINIGDNYLGKGETDKALLAFYEAKDISNDTRSYNLELIILGKIGTVLFNEERNNEALLIFSNTLIKSVNLGNLDIEMNSYLMLEKLSLRKGDHRSAYNYGKYYYQIKDSIENSQRQQEINNLEVKFKTLEKEKTIKVLQIENLNKSLNIKNKDADIEKYKLQKAIIAKQNENQVLQLQNGVEKRKNEIALLKEKEALKAVELDREKTIKYTVLVAFFILLIPIVGLLVIYYQKLQAQSLLNLKEKEINEQQVISLKKDQEIKLIKASVRGQDQERKKIAQEMHDSVGGNLAAIKLQFSQLYNQPDKLKLIYSQLDDTYEQVRNLSHNLLPKKIRENDFVFLIKEYIHTVEEASEITINLSFYDEEKINPLSKILQNELFSIFQELTTNTLKYAKANTIDIQLDFLNECLFFVYEDDGIGFDLSMITLGIGLTNIKNRVEMYNGILHIDSKPNRGTNINIEIPLKA, encoded by the coding sequence ATGGCGCAAACAACTCCTGTAGTTGAAAGTGAAGACAAAAAAGTAGATCAGCTTTTTTACTATTTTAATAATGGTTCTGAAACCAAAGCATATCGGGAAGCTCACAAATCTTTGCGCACTTTTAAATCTAATAACGCCATAACCAATACCAATTTATTATTGGCTTACTACCATAATAGATATGTTGCTATAGATTCTTCTATTTATTATACGCATCAAGCACTAAATAGTAAAAAGAATGTTAACGACTCTTTAGGCGTTAGGCTAACCATATTATCTTACCAGTTATTGGCTTTAAATAATAAAAACAAAGGCTTATATCAAGAAAGTAAAAAGTGGCATATCAAAGGAGCTGAACTCAGTGAAAAACATAATGAAACAAACCTATATTATACACATTTACACGGGTTGGCAAGTACTTATGTTACTCTTGGTAAAACGGAAGAGGCCTTAGAGCTTTTTGAAAAATGTATTAAGTTTTCTAATGATGAAGAACTTATTTTGGGGAGTTACATCAATTTAGGTTCTATTTATTCGTCGCTTTCCCAATACGAAACATCTAATACATATTTACAGAAAGCAAAAGCTATTTGCGAGAAGGATACTCATAAAAAACAAGCCTTAGTAAATGTTATTATTAATATAGGTGATAATTATTTAGGTAAAGGAGAAACAGATAAAGCACTTTTGGCTTTCTACGAAGCAAAAGATATAAGCAATGACACTAGATCTTATAATTTAGAACTCATCATTTTAGGTAAAATAGGTACTGTGTTATTTAATGAAGAAAGAAATAATGAAGCCCTTTTAATTTTTTCTAATACCTTAATTAAATCTGTCAATTTGGGTAATTTAGATATTGAGATGAATAGCTATCTTATGTTAGAAAAACTCTCACTTCGAAAAGGGGATCATCGCAGTGCATATAACTATGGAAAATACTATTACCAGATAAAAGATTCTATTGAGAATTCGCAAAGGCAACAAGAGATTAACAATTTAGAAGTTAAATTTAAAACGCTCGAAAAAGAAAAAACGATAAAAGTCTTACAGATAGAAAATCTTAATAAGAGCTTAAATATTAAGAACAAGGATGCAGATATAGAAAAGTATAAACTTCAAAAAGCTATAATTGCAAAACAAAATGAAAATCAGGTTTTACAATTACAAAATGGTGTTGAAAAACGTAAAAACGAAATTGCATTACTTAAAGAAAAAGAAGCGTTAAAAGCTGTAGAGCTAGATAGAGAGAAGACCATTAAATATACTGTTCTCGTTGCTTTTTTTATTCTATTAATTCCTATTGTTGGACTTTTAGTCATCTACTATCAAAAATTACAAGCACAGAGTTTACTTAATCTAAAAGAGAAAGAAATTAACGAGCAGCAAGTCATTTCATTAAAAAAAGATCAAGAAATAAAATTAATTAAAGCATCCGTTAGAGGTCAGGATCAAGAGCGAAAAAAAATCGCTCAAGAAATGCACGATAGTGTTGGAGGCAATTTAGCCGCTATAAAATTACAATTCAGTCAGCTTTATAATCAGCCAGATAAATTAAAATTAATTTATAGTCAGTTAGATGATACTTATGAGCAAGTACGAAATTTATCACATAACCTGTTGCCTAAAAAAATTAGAGAGAACGATTTTGTTTTTCTAATTAAAGAATACATTCATACTGTTGAAGAGGCAAGTGAAATCACCATTAACCTTTCTTTTTACGATGAGGAAAAAATCAACCCCCTTAGTAAGATATTACAAAACGAATTGTTCTCAATTTTTCAAGAATTAACTACCAATACGCTTAAGTACGCCAAAGCAAATACCATAGATATACAATTAGATTTTTTAAATGAATGTTTGTTTTTTGTTTATGAAGATGATGGTATTGGGTTTGATTTATCGATGATTACATTAGGCATAGGCTTAACGAATATAAAGAATAGGGTAGAAATGTATAACGGTATATTGCATATCGATTCTAAACCTAACAGAGGGACTAACATTAATATAGAAATTCCATTAAAAGCATAA
- a CDS encoding RluA family pseudouridine synthase, with translation MPNIPDISDQEENELYEHHAFRVVAGQQPLRIDKYLMNFIENATRNKIQAAAKDGSIFVNDVPVKSNYKVKPNDYITVKFEHPPHENLLIAEDIPIDVVYEDDDLLVVNKPAGMVVHPGHGNYSGTLINALIFHFENLPNNSSERPGLVHRIDKDTSGLLVVAKTEQAMAHLSSQFAKKTSEREYVALVWGNMEEEEGTIEGNIGRHPKNRLQNTVFLDDEEEQGKPAVTHYKVLERLGYVTLVSCKLETGRTHQIRVHMKHIGHTLFNDERYGGERILKGTTFTKYKQFVDNCFKILPRQALHAKTLGFVHPTTNEFMRFESEVPQDITLCIEKWRHYAKHTSEY, from the coding sequence ATGCCAAATATTCCTGATATTTCAGACCAAGAAGAAAACGAATTATACGAGCATCACGCGTTTAGAGTTGTTGCAGGTCAACAGCCACTCCGTATCGATAAATACTTAATGAATTTTATTGAAAATGCAACACGAAACAAAATACAAGCCGCTGCCAAAGACGGAAGTATTTTTGTGAATGATGTCCCAGTAAAATCGAATTATAAAGTAAAACCTAACGATTATATTACGGTTAAGTTTGAACATCCTCCTCACGAAAATCTTCTAATTGCTGAAGATATTCCTATCGATGTGGTTTACGAAGACGATGATTTGTTGGTCGTTAATAAACCTGCAGGTATGGTCGTTCATCCTGGACATGGTAACTATTCTGGGACTTTAATAAATGCACTTATTTTTCATTTCGAAAATCTGCCTAATAACTCAAGTGAGCGACCAGGTTTAGTTCATAGAATTGATAAAGATACCAGTGGATTATTAGTGGTTGCCAAGACGGAACAGGCCATGGCGCACCTTTCTAGTCAATTTGCTAAAAAAACAAGTGAGCGAGAATATGTTGCTCTTGTTTGGGGCAATATGGAAGAAGAGGAAGGTACTATTGAAGGTAACATTGGTCGTCATCCAAAAAATAGATTACAGAATACTGTATTTTTAGATGATGAAGAAGAACAAGGAAAGCCAGCGGTAACACATTATAAAGTTTTAGAGCGTTTAGGCTACGTCACTTTAGTGTCTTGTAAACTTGAAACAGGACGTACACACCAAATCCGTGTGCATATGAAGCATATTGGACATACGCTTTTTAATGACGAACGTTATGGAGGCGAACGCATCTTAAAAGGGACCACATTTACAAAGTACAAACAGTTTGTAGATAATTGTTTTAAGATTTTACCACGACAAGCTTTACATGCTAAAACCTTAGGATTTGTACATCCAACAACAAATGAATTCATGAGGTTTGAATCTGAAGTACCACAGGATATTACCCTTTGTATTGAGAAGTGGAGGCATTATGCTAAACATACAAGTGAATATTAA
- a CDS encoding MBOAT family O-acyltransferase produces the protein MLPASWRNYFLLIVSLTFYAIGEEELVLVMVGSIIVNYIAGILINRYRHSKSGKFYLGLAIGLNLGTLIYFKYTNFIFDQFAFKIENIHLPIGISFFTFQSISYLVDVYRVPSLYQKNPFKLGLYISLFPQLIAGPIVRYADIAKEISSRTESAELFKSGVLRFVTGLAKKLLIANTLASIADTAFYMPAEELPLSMAWLGIICYTLQIYFDFSGYSDMAIGLGRMFGFHFLENFNYPYISKSIQEFWRRWHISLSSWFRDYVYIPLGGNRLGERRTYLNLISVFLLTGIWHGASWNFIVWGLWHGAFILIEKSSNFPIRNVALKSVLSRVYLLLVVMIGWVFFRAEDLSYALVYIKHLIWYSSENTNYYALYYVNAKSILVLILAIIISTPIKRILLRKLDTNTFFVNYKAFVLPFYVGVLMILCTIEMASNSFNPFIYFRF, from the coding sequence TTGCTACCAGCCAGTTGGAGAAATTATTTTCTGTTAATTGTCAGTTTAACGTTTTATGCTATTGGTGAAGAAGAACTAGTGTTGGTAATGGTTGGTTCTATCATTGTGAATTATATCGCAGGTATATTAATTAATCGTTATAGACACTCTAAAAGTGGTAAATTCTACTTGGGTTTAGCCATAGGTTTAAATTTAGGAACGTTAATTTATTTTAAATACACTAATTTCATTTTTGATCAATTTGCATTTAAAATTGAGAATATCCATCTTCCAATCGGAATTTCGTTTTTTACTTTTCAAAGTATTTCCTATTTAGTTGATGTCTATCGCGTCCCTAGTTTATATCAAAAGAATCCTTTTAAACTCGGCTTATATATATCACTTTTCCCACAACTTATCGCAGGTCCAATAGTAAGATATGCTGATATAGCTAAAGAAATTTCATCGCGAACAGAAAGTGCAGAACTTTTTAAATCGGGAGTACTTCGTTTTGTTACTGGGTTAGCAAAAAAATTGCTGATAGCTAATACATTAGCCTCAATAGCAGATACTGCTTTTTATATGCCAGCGGAGGAGTTGCCATTAAGTATGGCATGGCTGGGTATTATTTGTTATACGCTTCAAATTTACTTTGATTTTTCAGGATATTCTGACATGGCGATTGGTCTAGGTAGAATGTTTGGATTTCATTTTTTAGAAAATTTTAATTATCCTTATATTTCAAAAAGTATACAAGAATTCTGGAGAAGGTGGCATATATCGCTTTCTTCATGGTTTAGAGATTATGTATATATTCCTTTAGGGGGAAATAGATTGGGGGAACGAAGAACGTATTTAAATCTCATAAGCGTGTTTTTGCTAACAGGTATTTGGCATGGTGCAAGTTGGAATTTTATTGTTTGGGGTTTATGGCATGGAGCTTTTATTTTGATTGAAAAATCGAGTAACTTCCCCATTAGGAATGTAGCTTTAAAGTCTGTATTAAGTAGGGTTTATCTACTTTTAGTAGTAATGATAGGTTGGGTGTTTTTTAGAGCAGAAGACTTAAGTTATGCGCTTGTATATATTAAACATTTAATATGGTATTCTTCTGAAAATACAAATTATTATGCGTTGTATTATGTAAATGCTAAATCTATTTTAGTTTTAATTTTAGCGATCATTATTTCTACACCAATAAAAAGAATACTTCTTAGAAAGCTGGATACTAATACTTTCTTTGTAAATTATAAAGCATTTGTTTTACCATTTTATGTTGGTGTTTTAATGATATTGTGCACCATTGAGATGGCGTCTAATTCATTTAATCCTTTTATTTATTTTAGATTTTAA
- a CDS encoding response regulator transcription factor, whose amino-acid sequence MKHNLIIADDHKMFLDGLLSILNTESNYNILFTAKHGGHVQKYISINTEEKIDLVITDVTMPEVDGITLNKWIKNRDRNIKTLVVSMHNTPEIIDSLIENNVDGYLQKNAQKEEFLKAIETILGGEKYFSKEIKDIYLQNKFEKNKEKEVKLTKREVEVISLIAEEFTTQEIADQLFLSKHTIESYRKNLITKLNVRNLAGLTKYAIKKGYVSS is encoded by the coding sequence ATGAAGCATAACCTCATTATAGCCGACGATCACAAAATGTTTTTAGATGGTTTATTAAGTATTCTAAATACAGAAAGCAATTACAATATTCTATTTACGGCAAAGCATGGTGGCCATGTTCAAAAGTATATTTCTATAAATACGGAAGAAAAAATAGACCTCGTAATTACTGATGTTACAATGCCTGAAGTGGACGGTATTACTCTAAATAAGTGGATAAAGAATAGGGATAGAAATATAAAGACATTGGTGGTTAGTATGCACAACACACCAGAAATCATAGATAGCCTTATTGAAAATAATGTGGATGGCTATCTTCAAAAAAATGCACAAAAAGAGGAATTCTTAAAAGCTATAGAAACCATTTTAGGAGGTGAGAAATACTTCTCCAAGGAAATTAAAGATATCTATCTTCAAAATAAATTTGAAAAGAATAAAGAAAAGGAAGTTAAACTAACGAAACGAGAAGTTGAAGTCATCTCGCTTATTGCTGAAGAGTTTACCACTCAAGAAATCGCAGATCAGCTGTTTCTAAGTAAGCACACGATTGAAAGCTACCGGAAAAACCTGATTACTAAATTGAATGTTAGAAACCTAGCAGGACTTACCAAATACGCTATTAAAAAAGGTTACGTGTCGTCGTAA
- a CDS encoding Lipl32 family lipoprotein, with the protein MKIKLVVLSVFAFCCVFNAEAQKLKKFGSSVEKKVGPKTIKVPYTDVISYLGYASAGNEDEIVDGKKFYYIYLWVPAVAPELGVRMLSPVAKTKVKDAITSEEYTENASSSDYFDTYITLERSTIFTKEGITEEAAKNATWTTLASNDDNSEMPKQPSGSSYNSLLRYKSEVGSPTKALTAGLYRIGFTTYKTGEVKGTFLAEVAAPIKLPGVVMAKTIEDLKKEL; encoded by the coding sequence ATGAAAATTAAATTAGTAGTATTATCAGTATTTGCTTTCTGTTGTGTGTTTAACGCAGAAGCTCAAAAATTAAAAAAGTTTGGAAGTTCAGTAGAGAAAAAAGTGGGACCAAAAACTATTAAAGTGCCTTACACAGATGTGATATCGTATTTAGGATATGCCTCTGCAGGAAACGAAGATGAAATCGTAGATGGTAAAAAATTCTATTATATTTATTTATGGGTTCCTGCTGTAGCACCAGAACTTGGAGTGAGAATGTTATCGCCAGTAGCTAAAACGAAGGTTAAAGATGCTATTACTTCTGAGGAGTATACAGAAAATGCATCTTCAAGCGATTATTTTGATACCTACATTACTTTAGAGCGATCTACTATTTTTACAAAAGAAGGTATTACTGAAGAAGCTGCTAAAAATGCTACTTGGACAACCCTTGCTAGTAATGATGATAATAGCGAAATGCCAAAGCAACCTAGTGGAAGTAGCTACAATTCTTTATTAAGATATAAGAGTGAAGTGGGTAGCCCTACAAAAGCGTTAACTGCTGGTTTATACCGTATTGGTTTCACAACTTACAAAACAGGTGAAGTTAAAGGAACATTTTTAGCGGAAGTTGCAGCGCCAATAAAACTACCAGGTGTTGTAATGGCTAAAACTATTGAAGACCTTAAAAAAGAACTATAA
- a CDS encoding alginate O-acetyltransferase AlgX-related protein, with protein sequence MKSNSFIKFCLWVIASILIYQILLSSAALLFSSQITSIKVFTDRNTKGGINLYSFDRKEIKEDVTVLSQLHDSTDNFYNFELPKKFKNDRISLHFVNDKQRTAEIFDIHLVSPYFDFKIQRKNLPDYLLEASPCLIVDGAYVFQKNEGNVIVLDFLPFSDIIKENIRYKTLGLLILVLSILIVFLVKYFKVFDKITKNNESSALSVNGVFILILFTPMVIFFMHWDNEETSENRKLNSIEDIRSYMDVMFPFKSSLVYMNSFINDKVFLGPNNTKQVAVGDDDYLFKYSEGSDLALYNLRRKYLSKNLLDTIEDRIIDHQNYSKSKGIEYLRVYYPGKYDIYPDKLPFALRSAIKDTISRKEQIAKRLFEQGINIIDFEKTLEKKSYKTIYRKKDTHWNNLGGFFAYQHVMQSLFERTNVEAYAPTKLDDYTLIYELITSGDIIAKLADYPYDITDMGPVLYPKFSYEFKKETNDKRLPYNSMKITNSKSKSDKTVLIFSDSFVLSQRLFYAMNFRTVYHLRDQAFNKDLIELLKPDVIIEGYSEMTHNNLIY encoded by the coding sequence ATGAAAAGTAACTCATTTATTAAATTTTGTCTTTGGGTAATAGCATCAATTTTGATTTATCAAATCTTATTGAGTAGTGCTGCATTACTTTTTTCTTCTCAAATTACCTCTATTAAGGTTTTTACTGATCGAAACACTAAGGGAGGGATTAATTTATATTCTTTTGATCGTAAAGAGATAAAAGAGGATGTTACAGTACTTAGTCAATTACATGATTCAACAGATAATTTCTATAACTTTGAGTTGCCAAAGAAATTTAAAAATGATAGAATAAGTCTTCATTTTGTAAATGATAAACAAAGAACTGCAGAGATTTTTGATATTCATTTGGTGAGTCCATATTTTGATTTCAAAATTCAAAGAAAAAATCTTCCTGATTACCTATTAGAAGCTTCTCCTTGTTTAATTGTAGATGGCGCGTATGTATTCCAAAAAAACGAGGGTAATGTTATCGTTCTTGATTTTTTACCATTCTCAGATATTATAAAAGAAAACATTAGGTATAAAACATTAGGTCTATTAATACTTGTTTTAAGTATTTTAATTGTCTTTTTGGTTAAATATTTTAAAGTATTTGATAAAATAACTAAAAATAATGAGTCATCTGCATTATCTGTTAATGGGGTTTTTATTTTAATTCTCTTTACACCAATGGTTATCTTTTTTATGCATTGGGATAATGAAGAGACGTCTGAAAATAGAAAATTAAACTCAATAGAAGATATTAGATCATACATGGATGTAATGTTTCCTTTCAAATCTTCGTTGGTTTATATGAATAGTTTTATTAATGATAAAGTATTTTTAGGACCTAATAATACGAAGCAGGTTGCTGTCGGTGATGATGACTATTTATTTAAGTATTCGGAAGGCTCAGATTTAGCATTGTATAATCTCAGAAGAAAATATTTATCAAAAAACCTATTAGATACTATTGAGGACCGCATAATTGATCATCAAAATTATTCTAAATCAAAAGGGATTGAATATTTGAGAGTCTACTATCCCGGCAAATATGATATTTATCCAGATAAATTACCTTTTGCGCTTCGTTCTGCAATAAAAGATACCATTTCTAGAAAAGAACAGATAGCTAAGCGATTATTTGAACAAGGAATTAACATCATCGATTTTGAGAAAACTTTAGAAAAAAAGAGTTATAAAACAATCTATAGAAAAAAAGATACTCATTGGAATAATTTGGGAGGGTTTTTTGCATATCAACATGTTATGCAAAGTTTATTTGAGAGGACTAATGTAGAAGCTTATGCTCCAACAAAACTCGATGATTATACTTTGATATATGAATTAATTACTTCTGGTGATATTATCGCTAAGTTAGCGGATTATCCTTATGATATTACAGATATGGGACCTGTTCTTTACCCTAAATTTTCTTACGAATTTAAGAAAGAGACAAATGATAAAAGATTACCATATAACTCCATGAAAATCACTAATTCTAAATCAAAAAGTGATAAAACAGTTTTAATATTTAGTGACTCATTTGTTCTATCGCAGCGATTATTTTACGCGATGAATTTTCGTACTGTGTATCACTTAAGGGATCAGGCTTTTAATAAGGACTTAATAGAATTGCTTAAACCTGATGTAATTATTGAAGGTTATTCAGAAATGACTCATAATAATTTGATATATTGA
- a CDS encoding SIMPL domain-containing protein (The SIMPL domain is named for its presence in mouse protein SIMPL (signalling molecule that associates with mouse pelle-like kinase). Bacterial member BP26, from Brucella, was shown to assemble into a channel-like structure, while YggE from E. coli has been associated with resistance to oxidative stress.) has protein sequence MKKIIFLMALLFTVPLIAQEHKNTITVVGETETIVDDDSYIVLIALQQVLVYEGQGEVEVTALNEVKKNYIKKVEASGIDFNQFTRNTYYEFAMSYSQNRESEYYHFKTSNKEDVRKLSKLKSAGMSVVNTEVEAKKLTNEQLVDLSKKAIDNAKEKANALAKELNKSIGEIISIVDQNSSAQYIQSYGTSTSQSHAVTVSFELK, from the coding sequence ATGAAAAAAATTATCTTTTTAATGGCATTGTTATTTACAGTGCCATTAATAGCCCAAGAACACAAAAACACAATTACTGTAGTTGGTGAAACAGAAACAATAGTTGATGACGATAGTTATATAGTTCTAATCGCATTGCAACAAGTCCTTGTTTATGAAGGACAAGGTGAAGTAGAAGTAACCGCTTTGAATGAAGTTAAAAAGAATTACATCAAAAAAGTAGAAGCTTCAGGAATCGATTTTAACCAGTTTACTAGAAATACATATTATGAGTTTGCAATGTCGTATTCACAAAATAGAGAATCGGAATATTACCACTTCAAAACATCAAATAAGGAAGATGTTCGAAAATTATCAAAGTTAAAATCAGCAGGAATGTCTGTTGTTAATACAGAGGTAGAAGCTAAGAAATTAACCAACGAACAGTTGGTAGATCTTTCAAAAAAAGCAATAGATAATGCCAAAGAAAAAGCAAACGCTTTAGCTAAAGAATTGAATAAATCTATTGGAGAAATTATTTCTATTGTCGATCAAAATTCTAGTGCACAGTATATCCAAAGTTACGGGACTTCGACCTCACAAAGTCATGCCGTAACCGTCTCTTTCGAATTAAAATAA
- the yaaA gene encoding peroxide stress protein YaaA yields the protein MKLVLSPAKSLDYETKLPTSKITEGVFLDEAERLNKVLKKKSAKSLSELMHISDNLSQLNYERNQEWELPFTKDNARPAIYAFSGDVYRGLDAYTIDTKKLDKVQDTIRILSGLYGVLKPLDLIQPYRLEMGTKMPVGKNKNLYEFWQKKVTKALNDELEDDEIFLNLASQEYFKAIDTKALKVPVINVAFKEFKNDKYKIIAIFAKLARGLMSRYIIDTDAKTLDDIKGFNYENYGFSEELSSENELVFTR from the coding sequence ATGAAACTAGTACTATCACCAGCAAAATCATTAGATTACGAGACTAAATTACCAACTTCTAAAATCACAGAAGGTGTTTTTTTAGACGAAGCAGAACGCTTAAATAAAGTATTAAAAAAGAAATCAGCCAAGAGCTTATCCGAACTAATGCATATTTCAGATAATTTAAGTCAATTAAATTACGAGCGTAACCAAGAGTGGGAATTACCATTTACAAAAGACAATGCTAGGCCAGCTATTTATGCATTTAGTGGTGATGTGTATAGAGGGTTGGATGCGTATACTATTGATACTAAAAAACTAGATAAAGTTCAAGATACCATTCGGATTCTTTCTGGCTTATATGGTGTTTTAAAACCCTTAGATTTAATACAACCTTACCGATTAGAAATGGGAACTAAAATGCCAGTTGGGAAAAACAAAAACCTTTATGAATTCTGGCAAAAGAAAGTAACAAAAGCCTTAAATGACGAGTTAGAGGATGACGAAATTTTCCTGAATTTAGCGAGTCAAGAGTATTTTAAAGCCATAGATACAAAAGCCTTAAAAGTACCTGTAATAAATGTGGCTTTTAAAGAATTTAAAAATGATAAGTATAAAATCATCGCCATATTCGCAAAATTAGCAAGAGGATTAATGAGCAGATATATTATTGATACAGATGCAAAAACCTTAGATGATATTAAAGGATTCAATTATGAGAATTATGGTTTTAGTGAAGAATTATCTTCTGAAAACGAATTAGTTTTTACGAGATAA